Genomic DNA from Methanobrevibacter sp.:
GTTTTTCCGCAGATTCCAATAGCCTTTTGTCCTTTAAAGTTACAAACCCATTTGATTGGATGATTTTCCATATTACTGATGTTTAAATTTTCCATGTAATCACTTTAACTTTCTTTTCTTTCTCTAATCATTTTAAGCAAATCTTTTGGATTTTCAAACTCTTTCAATTCCCAAGATTTGATAACTGGGACAGTACCAATAGATTCTTTAATTTTATCGTTATTTATTATAAAAACTGGTTCTGATGTTGTAACCATGGACAAATCTTTTAGAGGAATTGCCATTCTTTTCAATGTTTTTTCGCTTCTGTTTTTTTCAACATTTGCCATTAAAGGAGAATGTTTGTCTGAAGTTTTTATTTTTGCAACAGCATCGAATGGACTTTTATTGGTTGACAAAACACCATAACCTAACTTGGATAAGTCATTAACGTCATCACTAAATTCAATATTTTCTTGTTGAGGCTGTTTCAACAAATCGATGTCGAGAGTAACCTTTGTATTCAATATCTCTTCTAAAATCATTGCGGTTTCAGTATTCGCACGAACGATTCCATTTTCATATTTGTACATTGTTGCACGGGATACATGTGCAAGACTTGCCAAATCCTTAAGGGACATGGAATATTCTTCACGGTATTGTTTTATTACATTACCGTCAATTTTAACAAAATAACCTCCACGGTCAGCCAATATTTCAGGATATTCATTGTATAGAATCATATTCTTGAAAGTATCGAATCCAATTGTTGGAATGTCGTATCTCTCATAGATTACGCCTTCTTCAAGAATTCTGTTTCTTGATTTTTCTCCAATGATTATTGGGGAA
This window encodes:
- a CDS encoding transcriptional regulator, with protein sequence MLTRGNLLQQTEKLLKSQGFKTSDIYEQGSFDLVARKNLLILLLKTFLNIDSINEQNAHEMKQLANIFLASPIIIGEKSRNRILEEGVIYERYDIPTIGFDTFKNMILYNEYPEILADRGGYFVKIDGNVIKQYREEYSMSLKDLASLAHVSRATMYKYENGIVRANTETAMILEEILNTKVTLDIDLLKQPQQENIEFSDDVNDLSKLGYGVLSTNKSPFDAVAKIKTSDKHSPLMANVEKNRSEKTLKRMAIPLKDLSMVTTSEPVFIINNDKIKESIGTVPVIKSWELKEFENPKDLLKMIRERKES